From a region of the Streptacidiphilus albus JL83 genome:
- a CDS encoding HAD family hydrolase, whose amino-acid sequence MREDGGVNHTSSVRPRLIATDLDGTLLRSDGTVSERTREALTLAEAAGLCIVFVTGRPPRWMDTVRTITGDHGIAICSNGAAVYDVRQRELVSSAALRPEDALAVVKALRAELPEVAFAFEYPSGFAVEQDYTSPMWGDQTAQRVGTAEEILGSPEGDGVFKMLARLPGLDPDEFLRRALAVAGQYAEITRSSPMLEISALGVSKATTLARWCAARGVTAEEVVAFGDMPNDLPMLDWAGTAFAVANAHPLVLAATAHRAADHDEDGVAQVIESVVRGLDRF is encoded by the coding sequence ATGCGCGAGGATGGCGGGGTGAACCACACCTCCTCCGTACGCCCCCGCCTCATCGCCACCGATCTTGACGGGACGCTGTTGCGCAGCGACGGCACCGTGTCCGAGCGGACCCGGGAGGCGCTGACGCTGGCCGAGGCGGCGGGGCTGTGCATCGTGTTCGTCACCGGACGCCCGCCGCGCTGGATGGACACCGTGCGCACGATCACCGGTGACCACGGGATCGCCATCTGCTCCAACGGCGCGGCCGTCTACGACGTGCGGCAGCGGGAGCTGGTCAGCTCCGCCGCGCTCCGCCCGGAGGACGCGCTGGCGGTGGTGAAGGCGCTGCGGGCGGAGCTGCCGGAGGTGGCCTTCGCCTTCGAGTACCCGTCGGGGTTCGCGGTGGAGCAGGACTACACCTCGCCGATGTGGGGCGACCAGACGGCGCAGCGGGTCGGCACGGCCGAGGAGATCCTCGGCTCGCCCGAGGGCGACGGGGTGTTCAAGATGCTGGCCAGGCTCCCCGGTCTCGACCCGGACGAGTTCCTGCGCCGCGCCCTGGCCGTGGCCGGGCAGTACGCGGAGATCACCCGCTCCAGTCCGATGCTGGAGATCAGCGCGCTCGGGGTGAGCAAGGCGACCACCCTGGCCCGCTGGTGCGCGGCGCGGGGCGTGACCGCCGAGGAGGTGGTCGCCTTCGGCGACATGCCCAACGACCTGCCGATGCTGGACTGGGCCGGCACGGCCTTCGCCGTCGCCAATGCCCACCCGCTGGTCCTCGCCGCGACCGCGCACCGTGCCGCCGACCACGACGAGGACGGCGTGGCCCAGGTGATCGAGTCGGTGGTGCGCGGCCTGGACCGGTTCTGA
- a CDS encoding sensor histidine kinase gives MSSRRWSIRSKVIAVLLLPLLSLSALWAYAADLSLGNALTLAHENTIGNRLARPLGQVIITLRTERRASLEVLAAGSGAAAGGAAVGGSAALRTGRAATDTAIEAFQAQAADGGVRSAEDTEVRQGIDATQQVLAGLARLRQGVDGGLLSSSQVMTDYLTMDQAIGEAFQAMTILPNESAQNFGQNLATLVAGSDLRSEEDDLVSAAAVSPAHRLGPDGYSTFVQAVGASHYLYALATAGLPQAQSAPFQALAAPSGPLGQVMAMEQQVIDAGPNAKSLPFPIAQWRQAYDAQDNTGDQLSIEDISAVFSRTGPPAQHALIALILAGLLGLIALLASIAFSVRIARSLSGDLTRLRESARNLTDDRLRDVVGRLRRGETVDVRGDMARPVFVHREMAQLGDAFHALQLTAVDLAGEDIRLHQGISDIFLNLARRSQVLIHRQLGLLDGMERRAEDPAALEELFRLDQLATRMRRYAEGLIIVSGAAPGRVWRHSVPVVDVVRGAIAETEDFVRVILPPAPPVGIVGHAVADVIHLLAELIENAQTFSPPTARCGSTSAPGRAAWSSRSTTGASASTRRNWPRPTPGSPTSSTSATWTAPGSASPRSGGSPSGTTSR, from the coding sequence ATGAGCTCACGCAGGTGGTCCATCCGCAGCAAGGTCATCGCAGTGCTGCTGCTGCCGCTGCTGTCACTCTCGGCCCTGTGGGCCTACGCGGCCGACCTGTCCCTGGGCAACGCACTGACGCTGGCGCACGAGAACACCATCGGCAACCGGCTGGCACGCCCGCTCGGGCAGGTCATCATCACCCTGCGGACGGAGCGGCGGGCCTCGCTGGAGGTCCTGGCCGCCGGCTCCGGCGCTGCCGCCGGAGGAGCCGCAGTGGGAGGCTCCGCCGCTCTCCGGACCGGACGGGCCGCCACCGACACCGCGATCGAGGCCTTCCAGGCCCAGGCGGCCGACGGCGGTGTCCGCAGCGCCGAGGACACCGAGGTCCGCCAGGGCATCGACGCGACCCAGCAGGTCCTGGCCGGCCTCGCCCGGCTGCGGCAGGGAGTCGACGGCGGTCTGCTCAGCAGCAGCCAGGTCATGACCGACTACCTCACCATGGACCAGGCGATCGGCGAGGCCTTCCAGGCCATGACGATCCTGCCCAACGAGTCCGCCCAGAACTTCGGCCAGAACCTCGCCACCCTGGTGGCCGGCAGCGACCTCCGCTCCGAGGAGGACGACCTGGTCTCCGCCGCCGCCGTGAGCCCCGCGCACCGGCTCGGCCCGGACGGCTACAGCACCTTCGTCCAGGCCGTCGGCGCGTCGCACTACCTCTACGCCCTGGCGACAGCCGGCCTGCCGCAGGCCCAGAGCGCACCGTTCCAGGCGCTCGCCGCGCCGAGCGGGCCGCTCGGCCAGGTGATGGCGATGGAGCAGCAGGTCATCGACGCCGGCCCGAACGCCAAGAGCCTGCCCTTCCCGATCGCGCAGTGGCGCCAGGCGTACGACGCCCAGGACAACACCGGCGACCAGCTGTCGATCGAGGACATCTCCGCCGTCTTCTCCCGCACCGGGCCGCCCGCCCAGCACGCCCTGATCGCCCTGATCCTGGCCGGACTGCTCGGCCTGATCGCGCTGCTCGCGTCCATCGCCTTCTCGGTCCGGATCGCCCGCTCGCTGTCCGGCGACCTCACCCGGCTCCGCGAGTCGGCCCGCAACCTCACCGACGACCGGCTGCGCGACGTCGTCGGCCGACTGCGGCGCGGCGAGACCGTCGACGTCCGGGGCGACATGGCCCGTCCGGTCTTCGTCCACCGCGAGATGGCCCAACTCGGCGACGCCTTCCACGCGCTCCAGCTGACCGCCGTAGACCTGGCCGGCGAGGACATCCGCCTGCACCAGGGGATCAGCGACATCTTCCTCAACCTGGCCCGCCGCAGCCAGGTACTGATCCACCGTCAACTCGGACTGCTCGACGGGATGGAACGGCGCGCAGAGGACCCGGCGGCGCTGGAGGAGCTGTTCCGGCTCGACCAGCTCGCCACCCGGATGCGCCGCTACGCCGAGGGCCTGATCATCGTCTCCGGCGCGGCCCCCGGCCGGGTCTGGCGGCACTCGGTCCCGGTGGTGGACGTGGTGCGCGGAGCGATCGCCGAGACCGAGGACTTCGTCCGGGTCATCCTGCCCCCGGCCCCGCCGGTCGGCATCGTCGGCCACGCCGTCGCCGACGTCATCCACCTCCTCGCCGAGCTGATCGAGAACGCCCAGACCTTCTCCCCGCCGACAGCCAGGTGCGGGTCAACGTCGGCTCCGGGGCGAGCGGCCTGGTCGTCGAGATCGACGACCGGGGCCTCGGCCTCAACCCGGAGGAACTGGCCAAGGCCAACGCCCGGATCACCGACTTCCTCGACATCAGCGACCTGGACAGCACCCGGCTCGGCCTCGCCACGGTCGGGCGGCTCGCCCAGCGGCACGACATCAAGGTGA
- a CDS encoding roadblock/LC7 domain-containing protein, whose amino-acid sequence MTLPVVPETTINLGWLLNDMVRRVPEIGHAVVLSTDGLLLGASSELNRDQAEQLSAVASGFHSLAKGAGRHFGGGAVRQTMVEMEVGFLFVCAAGDNACLTVLTPEGADIGVVAYEMAMLVKRVGQHLSVDSRLRRNSDAGW is encoded by the coding sequence ATGACACTGCCAGTCGTCCCCGAGACCACCATCAACCTTGGCTGGCTGCTCAACGACATGGTCCGCCGGGTGCCCGAGATCGGCCACGCCGTCGTGCTGTCGACCGACGGCCTGCTGCTCGGCGCGTCCAGCGAGTTGAACCGGGACCAGGCCGAGCAGCTGTCCGCAGTGGCGTCCGGGTTCCACAGCCTCGCCAAGGGCGCGGGCCGCCACTTCGGCGGCGGCGCCGTCCGGCAGACGATGGTGGAGATGGAGGTGGGCTTCCTCTTCGTCTGCGCGGCCGGCGACAACGCCTGTCTCACCGTGCTCACCCCGGAGGGCGCCGACATCGGCGTCGTGGCCTACGAGATGGCCATGCTGGTCAAGCGGGTCGGCCAGCACTTGTCCGTGGACAGCAGGCTCCGCCGGAACTCCGACGCCGGCTGGTGA
- a CDS encoding DUF742 domain-containing protein, with protein MSRHEGSSDHQWVDEAAGPVVRPYAMVRGRTRARQDVFDLVAFVVATVDSLDGWQDGWQEREPEHQAILALCRRPRSVAEVAASLSLPVGVVRVLLGDLLELEAIRVREPVAAATGRPSLRVIREVLDGLRAL; from the coding sequence GTGAGCCGCCACGAGGGTTCCAGCGACCACCAGTGGGTGGACGAGGCGGCCGGTCCGGTCGTCCGCCCCTACGCCATGGTGCGCGGCCGCACCCGCGCCCGGCAGGACGTGTTCGACCTGGTCGCGTTCGTCGTCGCCACGGTCGACAGCCTGGACGGGTGGCAGGACGGCTGGCAGGAGCGGGAGCCGGAGCACCAGGCGATCCTCGCCCTCTGCCGCCGACCGCGCTCGGTGGCGGAGGTCGCGGCGAGCCTCAGCCTGCCGGTCGGGGTGGTCCGGGTGCTGTTGGGCGATCTGCTCGAACTGGAGGCCATCAGGGTGCGCGAGCCGGTCGCCGCCGCGACCGGCCGTCCGAGTCTGCGTGTCATAAGAGAGGTACTTGATGGACTCCGTGCGCTCTGA
- a CDS encoding GTP-binding protein — MDSVRSEPHYEPHPAPRREDLPQAVKILVAGGFGAGKTTLVGAVSEITPFHTEETLTRSGIGIDDTEGVEGKSTTTVAMDFGRITIHDRLDLFLFGTPGQDRFWFMWDELAAGALCAVVLADTRRLAASFPAVDYFERRGLPFVVAVNSFDDARIYPPETVRAALDLDPGIPVLLCDARHRDSVKSVLVATVEHVLATEAL, encoded by the coding sequence ATGGACTCCGTGCGCTCTGAGCCGCACTACGAACCGCACCCGGCCCCACGCCGGGAGGACCTGCCGCAGGCGGTGAAGATCCTCGTCGCCGGCGGCTTCGGTGCGGGCAAGACCACGCTGGTCGGCGCGGTCAGCGAGATCACCCCGTTCCACACCGAGGAGACGCTCACCCGCTCCGGCATCGGCATCGACGACACCGAGGGGGTGGAGGGCAAGTCCACCACCACCGTGGCCATGGACTTCGGCCGGATCACCATCCACGACCGGCTGGACCTGTTCCTCTTCGGCACCCCCGGCCAGGACCGGTTCTGGTTCATGTGGGACGAGCTGGCGGCCGGCGCGCTCTGCGCCGTCGTCCTGGCCGACACCCGCCGGCTGGCCGCGTCCTTCCCCGCCGTCGACTACTTCGAGCGGCGCGGACTGCCGTTCGTGGTCGCGGTCAACTCCTTCGACGACGCCCGGATCTACCCGCCGGAGACCGTCCGCGCCGCGCTGGACCTGGATCCCGGTATCCCGGTGCTGCTCTGTGACGCCCGCCACCGGGACTCGGTGAAGAGCGTCCTGGTCGCCACGGTCGAGCACGTCCTCGCCACAGAAGCCCTCTGA
- a CDS encoding helix-turn-helix domain-containing protein, with product MEAEETPADLVGLVTSKDPAVGLQAVVALRRLLEELERLHVDNAREQGWTWQRIAAELHVSRQSVHEKHVSRRKATGKEN from the coding sequence ATGGAAGCCGAGGAAACACCGGCCGATCTGGTCGGACTGGTCACCAGTAAGGACCCGGCAGTGGGGCTCCAGGCCGTCGTCGCGCTGCGGCGGCTGCTGGAGGAACTTGAGCGACTGCATGTGGACAACGCCCGTGAACAGGGCTGGACCTGGCAGCGCATTGCCGCAGAACTGCACGTCAGCCGACAGTCCGTGCACGAGAAGCATGTGAGCCGCCGCAAGGCCACCGGTAAGGAGAACTGA
- a CDS encoding Clp protease N-terminal domain-containing protein produces MFDRFDELAKAAVVASQDAAIALGHDFIGTEHMLLGLACTAGAAGEVLREQGLDFARAREETVRQSAAAGVVPSGGKPAVDALSAIGIDVAAIQSRAEQAFGEGAFQFPRPAYTEHAKRAMVLTLREANEHGGDPIRTEHLLLGLLAEAEGESDPAIEAEAEADVSAATVLTALSVDVAALRPAVLARLAA; encoded by the coding sequence ATGTTCGACCGATTCGACGAGCTCGCCAAGGCTGCGGTTGTGGCGTCCCAGGACGCGGCGATCGCCCTCGGCCACGACTTCATCGGCACCGAGCACATGCTGCTCGGCCTGGCCTGCACGGCCGGCGCCGCCGGCGAGGTGCTGCGGGAGCAGGGCCTCGACTTCGCCCGGGCCCGGGAGGAGACCGTGCGCCAGTCGGCGGCGGCCGGAGTCGTGCCGAGCGGCGGCAAGCCGGCGGTGGACGCCCTGTCCGCGATCGGCATCGACGTCGCCGCGATCCAGAGCCGGGCCGAGCAGGCCTTCGGCGAGGGCGCCTTCCAGTTCCCCCGCCCCGCCTACACCGAACACGCCAAGCGCGCCATGGTGCTGACGCTCCGTGAGGCCAATGAGCACGGCGGCGACCCCATCCGCACCGAACACCTGCTGCTCGGCCTGCTCGCCGAGGCGGAGGGGGAGTCCGATCCCGCGATCGAGGCCGAGGCCGAGGCCGACGTCAGCGCGGCCACCGTGCTGACCGCTCTCTCCGTCGACGTCGCCGCACTGCGCCCGGCCGTCCTCGCCCGGCTGGCCGCGTAG